One Pectobacterium colocasium DNA segment encodes these proteins:
- a CDS encoding beta-propeller fold lactonase family protein, with translation MTFSRSKSGSGFTRAPRQAWVLEPRMMFDAAAVSTAVDVAAHVAATDTAPGVDATPVKATVTITDTSDSFEAVDLFSNVSVSADKSAQELKDLVVTVNRTGANQALVIDGTEITLAATNGAKTTEGEGKYSYTVAVSGATTTITVSIASSEAFQPNDVAKLIDGIAYKPLDKTVAGGDVTVTLKSLSDESDTADLNIHSTVTIDSKINVAPVVSASDAPELAELLVVPGMESPQAVRYSSNGAYAYAIGSDGTLGVFTVGEHGKLTLSQTLSDISALKDVKEIALSADNRSLYAITGSSNIVALSLDENGQVIQVEGSYTQTTSSQHGNIIGLAVSSDGTQVYVTTEWDGMVVFTRDVTTGRLTFLQRLNPDGIEINGIVASSGNYVVTMGMGTKHTLSVFQRGDNGTLTSVATLETSGAGYGAVEYQLAISKDQQFIYVADPDNGEISVYQLRDGAEGKTLTHTDTKTLKGVNALYLNADGNQLYALSSEGTLQIYSVNATTGALTEGGLIQNIGDTHGMVLSPDGQSLLIAGETIQRFSALRTYLYGSDLPFADHVALSDSNLDVLNGGAGNYNGATLTIGRETPSSDDQFGLSAGNNLTLQDSKILQSGVEIGTFTQNQGVLSVAFTADVTKETANAVLKQITYRNVGSQNATETVTLTVAANDGELSSTVATVALLLTANSAPTLVSQGGSNLTLDIRGAAVSLFKDTAVNTGEAGQALTKLSIDIAGLNSPNQEYLTVDGTLIDLSKDSTGTTTSGYQYSYTYNAFSGQSSLVLSSVQGISSMAMMKLVDGLSYSTGKESSSASGVRTITLTELQDNGGTANGGSDTAALTVSSSINLAFNELPTIEATYSPDAALFYNAGTLSGYNERVSAISVSQDGKTLLVTGSEGNNNSGKTYLRVYARDAETGALTLLQSFTQGEQDDPSTPAIEVNGLNTITTLVQSNDGSSVYVAGGSGSVYSLVQFSRDTTTGQLSYVGVVATQGVNGVSGLDATVSEIVLSEDGTSLYTINGVTPVDRATDKNAVTFFSRDTTSGALTFVGSLVGSDTIPLRSPSGIVLSSDGTSAYISNLGNHSITVLSRDAATGSLNYVTTINKTTIAADGNSADIPKDDRYLNGLQDIVISPDNRFVYVSSNSQGTVSIFSRDTETGALTYVGTLDLYNAGHIPANALSLRELVMSEDGSALYVAALGGQSVLVFGRDSDSGALTYRNSVELSINTVNHLAVSADGKNIYAGVSTFFAGLNVLNAAANAPYSQTTDVPFATGVSLSDRELDGVDNYNGATIVISRNGDASADDQFAFQSGNGLTLSGSDIQYQGATIATFSVNEGTVRIVFTDSVTKTVVNQVLHQVTYRYDGEAKDASIPLTITFSDGVKETSLLLTLVPNKPPVVDNSDYVPPSATAGQSYTATLPDDLFRDPENGALTLQVNGLPAGLTFDADTRTISGTPALNGAGSFSISVVATDASGQQAEQTLTLKIASDPAQIPTLGGESSALSNDRSLSAFYNETLQRDVMQGVKDTALSADGKTLYVVSAPDSGSAVLSVFTRDTEGKFTLSKILPHYREVFNDETRQFDRFDDNPSLAGASEVTLSSDGQYLYVVGSEGNAVTIFSVGSGGELTQAAVLDQAALGGHTLDVRSHIVSQGDYLYLTAAQSGSDNDSRSVLVFKRGADGALAAVSQADNLIGASRLVLDPAGRYLFVSGSGSTVGVTAFTIDAQGALAQVGQISGTSEYYINGLALSPDGKTLYAIHADVGNYTLNTITVGANGALMLASTEPFVFTDDRSDSGEALATDLVVSADGTALFVIGKNISVFSRAEDGSLTLKQTIKSGEMGIGFSGLQNVELGADGKQLYLVGSDQVRILNVGTTGAVYTEGNDPVVLLPSGRLSDPQFDALNETKGDYNGATITVGRQEGGRPEDTFGLKADNGLTLDGNNILKDGVAIATFTQVDGALTIKFITVVTQADAQNVLRQITYNNTSQDPELAGSSPTFTFSIRDNDNNVADLDITVNLVGVNDPSTLTMTVLNPQIPGNGEFVKLFKDTQIDTIESGQRIWQVVMTFDASGPNEVINVRGATIVLESSNGVRQAANGLQYSVAIRDGKATVVIYSMNTGSETAKIIDSIGYNYLGNNPSGERHVTLMIKEDIYNGTTPETTLEQAITLTLAPAAETNTAPVITISGTTPTYTERADPIVLVPDATVSDAQMDKLNGGKGNYDGATLKITLGDGKTALDKLGFSAGNGLTLSGDTLQKDGVTIGQVSNQDGVLTIRFNANAGTIPTTEDVQNTLRQITYASDSHTPAAQVAVTVTLSDRYLDSQVSALSVAITPINDTPVVANDPVLSADELRLVNTYTAISGLGTVTAAARTADGLAVYVSDDKGAIALFQRDANSGELTYMRTFAAAEGVTGISQLQVSADGNSVYALRADGNAIVWFSRDVNGALTHNATIESNYNIDDGNLDDINGIALSEDGKNLYLINRYSGQLAYFSRDTATGRLTYVEALGGNMSSEPYLWAATRILSRGDLLFVTTAINDTSTVIVYQRDDSGKLTLLGHVRSFTDAAGNTVQLSGLEQLTVSADGRSVFVASAGQIDAFALDTATGTFTHLARVAAEGTVSDLALSADARVLYATKGDGSLTRYVLNDKTLIPLDTLTSNGSSFAHLLPVDGGLITLGNGVSVLDETSRLPVYRVDGPAVIVTPAIVLSDAELDALNGGAGNYQGASITLQRGETATAGDRFDFSAGNGFTLANGVISKDGQAVATFTQVDGKLTVTFTAAISRADATALARQISWATSASLVGNATSLTLVLNDGEIDSAAQALGVTLSREVNLPPVGHAELFTPPTAQVGSGWSYTLPTGLFSDPENDRLTITIDAAQLPNGVSFDSETRTFSGNPSAAGTFNVTITATDSAGNATTLTVALTVNAASTPVDPGTPVDPGTPTEPANPDNTSTAAPVILVQQGASLPADADQREREQPLGAIVADLSRSDAQPQSLPTSITVEPARQRAADTTRPSDAPWVLDPVMSQLMPTLEQVNLSSRAGTAVRDSAAVSPSDSNLFLHVRGQTTALESAFSSVQGALQPDASGALAFSLPQRMFSVREGNATLTLQLANGRPLPAWVQFDARSGVVRITDASAVQVNQIQLALKAQAADGTSRIVPITLQTGQGAGVEMATDRGAMQWPANPAAPSAENREAERLAPTGKTAFTEQLRQHQPEQDALLAALSELSSQRA, from the coding sequence ATGACGTTTTCCCGCTCAAAATCTGGTTCAGGCTTTACGCGCGCGCCGCGTCAGGCGTGGGTATTGGAACCGCGCATGATGTTTGATGCTGCGGCTGTTTCCACGGCGGTTGATGTGGCTGCGCATGTCGCGGCAACAGACACGGCACCCGGCGTGGATGCCACGCCTGTCAAAGCGACAGTCACCATTACGGATACCAGCGATAGCTTCGAAGCGGTCGATCTTTTCAGCAACGTGAGCGTGTCGGCGGATAAAAGCGCGCAGGAACTAAAAGATCTGGTGGTTACCGTTAACCGGACGGGCGCGAATCAGGCATTAGTCATCGACGGTACTGAGATTACGCTGGCAGCCACTAATGGCGCGAAAACGACAGAAGGCGAGGGAAAATACAGCTATACCGTTGCGGTTAGCGGTGCGACGACAACCATCACCGTGAGTATTGCGTCATCTGAGGCATTTCAGCCCAATGATGTCGCTAAGCTGATCGACGGCATTGCCTATAAGCCGCTGGATAAAACCGTGGCCGGTGGAGATGTCACAGTGACGCTGAAAAGCCTGAGCGATGAGAGCGACACTGCCGATCTGAATATCCACTCTACCGTCACCATCGACAGCAAAATCAACGTGGCACCGGTGGTGTCTGCATCGGATGCGCCCGAACTGGCTGAATTACTCGTCGTGCCGGGTATGGAATCACCACAGGCGGTACGCTACTCGAGTAATGGCGCGTATGCCTACGCCATAGGAAGCGATGGCACGTTGGGGGTCTTTACCGTCGGCGAGCATGGCAAACTGACGTTGAGCCAAACGCTGAGCGATATCAGTGCGCTTAAGGATGTGAAAGAGATTGCGCTGAGTGCCGACAACCGTTCGCTATACGCCATTACCGGTAGTAGCAATATTGTCGCACTTAGCCTCGACGAAAACGGGCAGGTTATTCAGGTCGAGGGCAGCTATACCCAAACCACCTCTTCGCAACACGGTAATATTATCGGGCTTGCGGTCTCCAGCGATGGCACCCAAGTTTATGTCACCACAGAGTGGGACGGTATGGTGGTCTTTACGCGTGACGTGACAACGGGACGCCTGACATTCCTTCAGCGCCTGAACCCTGACGGGATCGAGATTAATGGTATTGTCGCGAGCAGCGGTAACTATGTTGTGACTATGGGGATGGGCACTAAACATACGCTCTCGGTTTTCCAACGGGGCGATAACGGAACATTAACGTCTGTCGCCACGCTGGAAACGTCTGGGGCAGGCTATGGCGCGGTAGAGTATCAACTGGCGATCTCGAAGGATCAGCAGTTCATCTACGTCGCCGATCCTGACAACGGCGAAATTAGCGTTTACCAACTGCGCGATGGCGCTGAAGGAAAAACGCTGACCCACACGGACACGAAAACGCTCAAAGGCGTCAACGCACTGTATCTTAACGCCGACGGTAACCAGCTCTATGCCTTGAGTAGCGAAGGGACGTTGCAGATTTATAGCGTCAACGCTACGACAGGGGCACTAACTGAAGGTGGCCTGATTCAGAATATTGGCGACACGCATGGCATGGTGTTATCACCCGATGGGCAATCGCTCCTGATCGCCGGTGAGACCATTCAGCGCTTTAGCGCATTACGCACTTATCTCTACGGCAGTGACTTACCGTTTGCCGATCATGTCGCGCTTTCGGATAGCAATCTGGATGTGTTAAACGGCGGCGCAGGCAACTATAACGGCGCGACGCTTACCATCGGTCGTGAAACCCCTTCTTCAGACGATCAATTCGGCCTAAGCGCAGGCAACAACCTGACGTTGCAAGATAGCAAGATTTTGCAATCGGGGGTGGAAATTGGAACGTTCACACAGAATCAGGGTGTGCTCAGCGTCGCGTTTACTGCTGATGTGACGAAAGAAACCGCCAACGCCGTCCTTAAACAGATTACCTATCGTAACGTCGGCAGTCAGAATGCGACCGAAACGGTCACATTAACCGTGGCGGCGAACGATGGCGAGCTGAGCAGTACAGTCGCTACCGTCGCACTGCTGCTGACTGCCAACAGCGCACCGACGCTGGTTAGTCAGGGAGGAAGTAACCTGACGCTCGATATACGTGGCGCAGCCGTCTCACTGTTTAAAGACACCGCCGTGAATACCGGGGAAGCCGGACAGGCGCTGACCAAACTGTCGATCGACATTGCCGGACTTAACAGCCCGAATCAGGAATACCTGACGGTCGATGGCACTCTTATCGATCTCAGCAAAGACAGCACGGGTACGACGACTAGCGGTTACCAGTATAGCTACACCTATAACGCTTTTAGCGGTCAGTCTTCATTAGTGCTGAGTAGCGTTCAGGGCATCAGCAGCATGGCGATGATGAAGCTGGTCGATGGTCTGAGCTACTCAACGGGCAAAGAGAGCAGCAGCGCCAGTGGTGTTCGTACCATCACGTTAACCGAATTGCAGGATAACGGCGGTACCGCGAATGGCGGGAGCGACACGGCGGCGCTGACAGTTTCCAGTAGTATCAATCTGGCCTTCAACGAGCTGCCGACGATAGAGGCGACGTATTCCCCTGACGCCGCACTGTTTTACAACGCGGGGACGCTGAGTGGCTACAACGAGCGCGTGTCGGCGATTAGCGTTTCTCAGGATGGCAAAACCCTGCTGGTCACCGGTAGCGAAGGCAACAATAACAGCGGCAAGACTTATCTGCGCGTTTACGCGCGTGATGCGGAAACCGGCGCATTGACGTTATTACAAAGCTTCACGCAGGGTGAACAGGACGATCCATCCACCCCTGCGATTGAAGTTAACGGCCTGAACACCATCACCACGCTGGTGCAGTCGAACGATGGCTCCAGCGTGTATGTGGCGGGAGGCAGCGGAAGCGTCTACTCGCTGGTGCAATTTAGCCGTGACACCACAACGGGACAGTTGAGCTATGTTGGGGTTGTTGCCACACAGGGTGTGAATGGTGTCAGCGGGCTGGATGCGACGGTGTCCGAGATCGTGCTGTCCGAGGATGGCACCTCGCTATACACCATTAACGGTGTGACGCCAGTTGATCGCGCTACTGATAAAAACGCGGTGACCTTCTTCTCGCGTGATACCACTTCCGGTGCGCTGACGTTTGTCGGTTCGCTGGTGGGCAGCGACACGATTCCGTTGAGAAGCCCAAGCGGCATCGTGCTGTCCAGTGACGGCACATCGGCTTATATCTCCAATCTGGGAAATCACAGTATTACCGTATTGTCGCGCGATGCCGCGACGGGCAGCCTGAACTACGTCACCACGATCAATAAAACCACGATCGCGGCCGATGGGAACAGCGCGGACATTCCGAAGGACGATCGTTACCTCAACGGGTTGCAGGATATCGTGATCTCCCCTGATAACCGCTTTGTTTATGTGTCGTCAAATTCACAGGGCACCGTTTCGATTTTCAGCCGTGATACGGAGACGGGTGCGTTGACTTATGTTGGTACATTGGATTTGTATAATGCAGGACATATTCCTGCGAATGCGCTGTCTCTGCGTGAACTGGTGATGTCCGAAGATGGTTCGGCATTGTATGTTGCTGCGCTCGGTGGTCAGTCAGTGCTGGTGTTTGGTCGCGATAGCGATTCTGGTGCGTTAACCTATCGTAATAGCGTAGAACTCTCGATTAACACGGTTAACCATCTTGCCGTCAGTGCGGATGGTAAGAATATCTATGCTGGAGTGAGTACGTTCTTTGCCGGGCTGAACGTGCTCAATGCGGCAGCCAATGCACCTTATAGCCAGACGACGGATGTCCCATTTGCAACAGGTGTCTCGCTGTCAGATCGGGAACTGGATGGGGTTGATAATTATAATGGCGCGACGATCGTCATTAGCCGTAACGGTGACGCATCGGCTGATGATCAGTTCGCTTTCCAGAGTGGAAATGGCCTGACGTTATCCGGTAGCGATATTCAGTATCAGGGCGCGACAATCGCCACGTTCAGCGTGAACGAAGGCACGGTGAGGATAGTCTTTACCGATAGCGTCACGAAAACAGTCGTCAATCAGGTGCTGCATCAGGTGACTTACCGCTATGATGGCGAGGCAAAGGATGCCTCGATCCCGTTGACTATCACCTTTAGCGACGGCGTTAAGGAAACCAGCCTGCTACTGACGCTGGTGCCGAATAAGCCCCCAGTGGTGGATAATAGCGACTACGTTCCGCCATCGGCTACTGCCGGACAATCGTATACCGCAACGCTGCCAGACGATCTGTTCCGCGATCCTGAAAATGGCGCATTGACGCTACAGGTCAATGGCCTTCCGGCGGGGCTAACCTTCGATGCCGATACACGCACGATTTCCGGCACGCCAGCGCTCAATGGCGCGGGAAGCTTCTCTATTAGCGTCGTCGCGACGGATGCGTCGGGCCAACAGGCAGAGCAGACCCTTACCCTAAAGATTGCCTCTGATCCTGCACAAATTCCGACGCTCGGTGGTGAATCCTCCGCGTTGAGCAACGATAGGTCGCTGTCAGCGTTCTATAATGAAACGCTCCAGAGAGATGTTATGCAAGGGGTAAAAGACACCGCATTGTCTGCTGACGGAAAAACGCTCTATGTTGTGAGCGCGCCGGATAGCGGGTCAGCGGTGCTGAGTGTGTTTACCCGTGATACAGAAGGGAAGTTCACCCTGTCAAAAATCCTCCCTCATTACCGAGAAGTATTTAATGACGAGACGCGACAGTTCGACAGGTTCGATGACAATCCCTCATTAGCAGGGGCGTCCGAGGTGACCCTGTCCTCTGATGGGCAGTACCTGTATGTGGTCGGCAGTGAAGGCAACGCGGTGACAATTTTCAGCGTGGGCAGCGGCGGTGAACTGACACAAGCCGCTGTACTTGATCAAGCCGCGCTGGGCGGTCATACGCTGGATGTCCGTTCCCATATCGTTTCTCAGGGCGATTACCTCTATCTCACTGCTGCCCAGTCTGGCAGTGATAATGATAGCCGCAGCGTGTTGGTGTTTAAGCGCGGGGCAGACGGTGCTCTGGCTGCGGTTTCTCAGGCCGATAATCTGATTGGGGCGAGCCGTCTGGTGCTTGATCCAGCCGGGCGTTACCTGTTCGTATCGGGTTCCGGTAGTACCGTTGGCGTCACGGCTTTCACCATTGATGCACAAGGGGCGCTGGCTCAAGTCGGTCAGATTAGCGGAACGAGCGAGTATTACATCAACGGGCTGGCGCTGTCTCCCGATGGCAAAACGCTGTATGCAATTCATGCTGATGTGGGCAATTACACGCTCAATACGATAACGGTGGGAGCCAATGGGGCACTCATGCTGGCATCGACAGAGCCATTTGTTTTTACCGATGACAGAAGTGACTCTGGCGAAGCGCTGGCGACCGATCTGGTCGTTTCCGCTGATGGCACGGCGCTGTTCGTGATCGGCAAGAACATTTCGGTCTTCTCCCGTGCGGAAGATGGCAGCCTGACGCTGAAACAGACCATTAAAAGTGGTGAGATGGGCATCGGTTTCTCTGGACTGCAAAATGTGGAACTGGGCGCAGATGGTAAGCAACTCTATCTGGTCGGTAGCGATCAGGTCCGCATACTGAATGTAGGTACGACTGGGGCGGTTTACACCGAAGGCAATGATCCCGTTGTACTGCTGCCTTCAGGCCGTCTGTCCGACCCGCAGTTTGATGCCTTGAATGAAACGAAGGGCGACTATAACGGTGCCACCATCACGGTGGGGCGACAGGAAGGTGGACGACCTGAAGACACCTTTGGCTTGAAGGCAGATAACGGTTTAACGCTCGATGGCAACAACATCCTAAAAGATGGCGTTGCCATCGCGACCTTTACCCAGGTAGATGGGGCGCTGACGATTAAATTTATTACCGTAGTAACCCAAGCCGATGCGCAAAATGTGCTGCGCCAAATCACCTATAACAACACCAGTCAGGATCCTGAACTGGCGGGTTCGTCACCCACTTTCACTTTCAGCATTCGTGACAATGACAATAACGTCGCTGACCTGGATATCACCGTCAATCTCGTCGGTGTGAACGATCCGTCAACGTTAACGATGACCGTACTTAACCCACAAATTCCGGGCAACGGCGAGTTCGTTAAGCTGTTTAAAGATACTCAGATAGACACCATTGAGAGCGGGCAGCGCATCTGGCAGGTCGTGATGACGTTTGATGCGTCAGGGCCGAATGAGGTGATCAATGTGCGAGGAGCCACAATCGTTCTTGAATCATCTAACGGTGTACGGCAAGCCGCCAATGGGCTGCAATATTCTGTTGCGATACGAGACGGGAAGGCAACCGTTGTCATCTACTCGATGAACACCGGCAGTGAAACCGCCAAAATTATTGACAGTATCGGCTACAACTATCTGGGCAATAACCCGAGCGGGGAACGCCATGTCACCTTGATGATCAAGGAAGACATCTATAACGGCACTACACCGGAAACCACGCTGGAGCAGGCGATTACGTTGACGCTAGCGCCGGCGGCAGAAACCAATACTGCGCCGGTCATTACGATTTCGGGCACCACGCCAACCTATACTGAACGTGCCGATCCTATCGTGCTGGTACCGGATGCAACGGTGTCCGATGCACAGATGGACAAACTCAACGGCGGCAAGGGCAACTACGACGGCGCGACGCTGAAAATCACGCTGGGCGATGGCAAAACGGCGCTGGATAAGCTGGGCTTCAGTGCAGGCAATGGCCTGACGCTGTCGGGCGATACGCTTCAGAAAGACGGCGTCACCATTGGTCAGGTCAGTAACCAAGACGGTGTGCTGACGATTCGCTTTAATGCTAATGCAGGCACGATTCCGACAACGGAAGATGTGCAGAATACGCTGCGCCAGATTACCTACGCCAGCGACAGCCATACGCCAGCCGCACAGGTTGCGGTGACGGTGACGCTGTCCGATCGCTATCTGGACTCTCAGGTTAGCGCGTTATCGGTGGCGATTACCCCGATTAACGATACGCCTGTCGTGGCGAACGATCCGGTGCTCTCTGCCGATGAACTGCGTCTGGTGAATACCTATACCGCGATTAGCGGGCTGGGTACGGTGACGGCGGCTGCCCGCACGGCAGACGGGCTAGCGGTGTATGTCAGTGATGATAAAGGGGCGATTGCGTTATTCCAGCGAGATGCGAACAGCGGTGAATTAACCTATATGCGTACCTTCGCCGCCGCTGAGGGCGTGACCGGAATAAGCCAGCTACAGGTTTCTGCCGATGGCAACAGCGTGTACGCGCTGCGTGCCGACGGCAACGCGATTGTCTGGTTTAGCCGGGATGTGAATGGTGCGCTGACTCATAACGCGACGATAGAAAGTAATTATAATATTGATGATGGCAATCTCGATGACATCAATGGGATTGCTCTTTCTGAGGATGGAAAGAACCTTTATCTCATCAATAGATACAGCGGCCAGTTAGCCTATTTCAGCCGTGACACCGCCACAGGTAGATTAACCTATGTTGAGGCGCTGGGCGGTAATATGTCGAGTGAGCCTTATCTGTGGGCTGCGACCCGCATCCTCAGCCGTGGTGATTTGTTGTTTGTTACCACAGCAATTAACGATACCTCCACGGTGATCGTTTATCAGCGCGACGACAGCGGTAAACTGACGTTGTTGGGACACGTCCGCAGTTTTACCGATGCCGCAGGCAATACCGTGCAACTCTCAGGACTAGAGCAGCTTACCGTCAGCGCCGATGGTCGCAGCGTCTTTGTCGCCAGCGCTGGGCAGATTGATGCCTTCGCGCTGGATACCGCAACGGGAACCTTTACGCATCTTGCCCGCGTCGCGGCAGAAGGCACGGTGAGCGATCTCGCCCTCTCTGCGGATGCGCGGGTGCTGTATGCCACTAAAGGGGATGGGTCGCTTACTCGCTATGTTCTGAACGATAAGACACTGATCCCACTCGATACGCTAACCAGTAACGGTTCAAGCTTCGCTCATCTGCTGCCAGTTGACGGTGGGCTGATTACGCTCGGCAACGGCGTGTCGGTGCTGGATGAAACTTCTCGCCTGCCGGTTTATCGCGTTGACGGCCCGGCGGTCATCGTGACACCGGCGATTGTCCTCAGTGATGCGGAACTGGATGCACTGAACGGCGGGGCGGGGAATTATCAGGGGGCGTCGATTACGCTACAGCGTGGCGAAACGGCAACCGCAGGCGATCGTTTTGATTTTAGCGCGGGCAATGGCTTCACGTTGGCAAATGGCGTAATTAGCAAAGATGGGCAAGCGGTAGCGACCTTCACGCAGGTGGACGGCAAGCTTACCGTGACCTTCACTGCCGCCATTTCTCGTGCGGATGCCACGGCGCTGGCACGTCAGATTAGCTGGGCAACGAGCGCTTCACTGGTGGGAAATGCGACCTCGCTGACGTTAGTGCTCAACGATGGAGAGATTGATTCTGCGGCGCAGGCGCTTGGCGTTACGCTGTCGAGAGAGGTAAACCTGCCGCCTGTTGGCCATGCCGAATTGTTCACCCCGCCTACGGCACAGGTTGGCTCTGGCTGGTCTTATACCTTGCCCACAGGTTTGTTCAGCGACCCTGAGAATGACAGGCTAACGATAACCATTGACGCCGCACAGCTGCCTAACGGTGTGAGCTTTGATAGCGAGACGCGCACTTTCAGCGGTAATCCTTCTGCGGCGGGAACGTTTAACGTGACGATTACCGCCACGGACAGCGCGGGCAACGCGACGACGCTGACTGTGGCGCTGACGGTCAACGCCGCTTCGACGCCAGTCGACCCCGGTACTCCAGTCGACCCCGGTACGCCGACAGAGCCGGCCAATCCTGATAACACCTCAACAGCGGCGCCGGTGATTCTGGTGCAGCAGGGCGCAAGCCTGCCTGCGGATGCGGATCAAAGAGAGCGCGAGCAGCCGCTGGGCGCGATTGTCGCCGATCTGTCTCGTTCGGACGCGCAACCACAATCGTTACCCACCAGTATCACCGTTGAACCTGCACGCCAGCGCGCTGCTGATACGACGCGTCCGTCGGATGCGCCCTGGGTGCTCGATCCTGTGATGTCACAGCTGATGCCGACGCTGGAGCAGGTCAATTTATCTTCGCGTGCTGGTACCGCCGTGCGCGACAGCGCCGCTGTTTCTCCGTCGGATTCCAACTTGTTCCTGCACGTACGTGGTCAGACAACGGCGTTGGAATCGGCGTTCAGCAGTGTGCAGGGCGCGTTGCAGCCGGATGCCTCCGGCGCGCTGGCCTTTAGCCTGCCGCAGCGCATGTTCAGCGTGCGTGAAGGCAACGCCACGCTGACGCTGCAACTGGCGAACGGGCGTCCGTTGCCTGCGTGGGTGCAGTTTGATGCCCGCAGCGGCGTGGTGCGTATTACCGATGCCAGTGCGGTGCAGGTTAACCAGATCCAACTGGCGCTAAAAGCGCAGGCCGCAGACGGCACCAGCCGGATCGTACCGATTACGCTGCAAACCGGACAAGGCGCTGGTGTAGAAATGGCGACTGACCGTGGAGCGATGCAATGGCCTGCAAACCCTGCGGCACCGTCGGCTGAAAACCGAGAGGCGGAACGCTTAGCACCAACGGGGAAAACCGCTTTTACCGAACAGCTACGTCAGCATCAGCCTGAACAGGATGCGCTGCTGGCGGCGCTCAGTGAACTGAGCAGCCAGCGTGCGTAA